The genomic stretch GCAGGCGGGTATTCAATTCAAATCGTCCCTCGGGTAACACTCGCAAGATTTCACGACTGAGCACGGGGACGAATGTCGGCTCACCGGACGAGGCCAGGCCCATCACGATATACTCGTCCTGATCCGGGCGAAACCCCAAGAACGCCGTCATCGCCGCATAAAACTGTCCGAGCGAGTGCGGCAGTGGAGTGCGCTCCAGTAGGGTGATCTGAGTGCCTTCGCCGGTGGCCAGCAAGGCTGTGTCCGACTCTGATGCTCCGTCAACCACGAGGATTGCCGCCCGTTCAAACGGTGAGACGAGAAATGAACTGGCTGCATGACAGAGATGATGGTCGAGAAACACCGGCCGAGCGGCTCCCGGCGCAACCCTCCTGGTCAGCTCCTGGCGAAGGCGGAACAGTTCCTTCCACTCCTGACCGGCGCGCTCGAGCGACCGTGTTCCTTTCACACGGAACAGTTGCGTAGAGCGCATCATGGCCGTCAGCGCAAGCCGTAGACGCCGGCCGACTTGCCAATACTTCCACGGCACGACAATGGCCTCGACATCGCGCAGAGCCATTCCGGCTTCGCGCAAACAATACTGAATCGCATGGACCGGCAGAGCCGTCACGTGCTTCTGGCGAACGAATCGTTCCTCCTCCGCTGCGGCCACAATGCGGCCGTCAGCGACCAGCGCGGCCGCAGCATCGCGCATATTGGACAAACCCAACACCACCACGATAATTCAACGTCCCTTCGATCCACCGACGGGGGATGCGCGGTAGGATAAACGAGGCTGGTGAGGGTCGCAAGCCGGCACGGGAGTTGGTTGCAATGCCCCCTTCATTCCTGTACCGTTTCCCCTCCGAAATCTGCCCTAGAGGAGGCCTCGGCTTGAAGACGAACCGCGCGTTTATTGTTGGAATGATTCTCATCCCCCTGTTGGCCTCCGTCGGCTGCGAGACCATTAAATCACGATTCTCCCGACAGGCTCTGCCGGACCTCGGGCCACCGGTTCCGCTCACGGTTCAAATGGACATCGACCCGTCGCTCTCGAAAGCCAAGACGGAGTATATCGATAACTGCAGCCGCATCCATGTCTTCTCGATCGGCCCGACGGTTGAAGACACGTTGATACAGGCCGCGCATCAAACGTTTCGTTCCGTCAACATGCCGGGAAGTCATGCGGCCGGGGGAAAACCCGACGTGACGATACGCGTGCGGATGCTGGACCCGCGCTTCAAGCTGCAAACCGATGCGCTCTACGATCGCGCCCCCGCAGAACTCAGCCTGGATGCTCTGGCGGAATTTTTCGATGCCTCCGGCGCACCGCTTGGCGAGCGGCCGCTACAAGCCGCTCGCAAAGAACGCTTGCAACTCGAACTGACTCAGCAGCGCTGCGATTACGTCGTCGATCCTCTGCTGCAGGATACGTCCACCATGCTGGCCACGCAATTCATGCAAGAAGCCCGGGTGCTCCTCGCCCCCGCGACACAAACGGCGGCAACTGCCGCGACCGTCGCGCCGTCCGAGGCCGCCTCGAAACCCCCTGCCATGCCAGCTGCGCCTGCTGCAGCGCCGGTTCAGCCCCTTCCGTTCAAAGCCACACTGTTGGATGAAAACGGCAACCTGGTCCTTGAAAGTGGCGAACGAATCCGCGTCCGAGTCGACATCGTCAATACCGGGCAACAGGCAACCCCTGACATGGCCGTGCGGCTGACTGGTCCGCCGGTGCTGATCGCTCAGTTCCCCGCCACAACATTGCCCACGGGAGCCATCGCACCAGGCGGCTCCAAATCTCTTGAATTCGTCGCGACTCTGCCGCAATCGCCGTCCGCCCAGCAGGCCGAATTTCAGGTGGCGATCCTGAATGGAATGGGCCAGCAGGTGTCACCCGTCCAGACCTTAGTCGCGTCCATACAATCGTCCGCGGCCAACAGCGACGACGTGGATCACGTTCCTCCTGCGGCAATCGGACTTCAGAGGCCTGGAGACTATCTCCTCTCAATCGGGCTGAGCAGCTACCGCGAACAGGAGATTGGCGCGCGGAAGTATGCCACCCTCGACGCGGAAATGGTGGCGACCTACCTTCAGACGCTGGGAGGAGTGCCACGCAATAATGTCCGCCTCTTGAAGGACTGGAGCGCACTTCGCCCGGACATTGAAGAGGCCTTACTCGATTGGCTCCCTTCCAAAGTTACCAAAGACTCGGTAGTCACGGTGTATTTCGCCGGCCAGGCCTTCGTCACCCCATCGGGAGAGACATTCTTGATCCCTTACGACGGCTCGCTGGGATCACCCACTCGCCTCTATCCGCTCAAAGATCTGGAAACCGCCTTGGGAAGGTTAAAAGCGAAACAAGTCTTGTTCGTGTTTGACGGAACTGTGCTCAAGAATGGGGCGGAGGGCCGCACAAAAGTCGCGCCACCCAAATGGGCGGCAACGGCGGGATCGGTCGTTCACATCATTTCAACCACCGGATTCGGCAAAAGCCTGGAATCCGATACGTGGCATCACGGATTACTGACCTACTATCTTCTCCGAGGCCTGCGTGGGGAAGCCGATATGAATCGCAACGGCGAGGTCACGATCGGGGAGGTCACGGCCTATGTCGCTCGCAAAGTGCCAGCCGCCGCACGCAGTACCTTTAAGCAGGACCAGCAACCGCAGATCCTGCCGACGCCGCGTGTGCCGGAGAAGAGCCTCGACACCGTGCTCACAAAACCAGCGATGCCCCCTTCCGCTGACCAACCCTAAACAAACAGCCGACCTCTCCTTCAGCCATCACGGTAGTGGGCCGCGATGGTTCGGGATGGGCCTTCCTTTCTCAGGTTGCTCCTGTATCACGATATGAGCCTGTCGAGACCAGGGACCTGACCACAAAAGAAAAGGGGCGGCGAGGATATCCTCGCCGCCCCTTTCCGATTCAGCCTATCGGCCGATACTCGCGACTATTCTTCGCCACCCTTGCAGAAGCTGCGCTCATAATTGATGATCGTCCACGCTTCTTCTTCGGTGATTGCCGCAGGGACCAACGAAACCATGCCGGTGCCCGGGCTGCCGTTCTTGATCACCCAGAACAGCTCGCCATCTTTCCGCTTCTTGTGGAACTTGCAGTTGGTGAAGTTGCGCGGGCTCGGATTGAGGATCGCGCCGGCAGGGCCATCGCCCTTCCCCTCTTTCCCGTGACAATTGAAGCAGGTGCCCTTGCCCTCATACAATGCCTTGCCCTTGGCAATGCTTTCCGGGGTCGAAGCAACCGGGTTCTTCATTGCCTTCGCGTCCGCCATCTGATCCGGCGCAACACGGGGCTTCAGCGGATCCTTTTCTTCAGCGCCCACCACCGCCACCGACAACAGGGTGACGGCCGCACACACTCCAACGAACTTAGAAAAATACCCCATCAGAACTCCTCCTTTGTGTTGAACCCACCGCGTGAACAACGACTCTCTAATTCCGAAGCAGCATGGACAAAAACGCATGACAAGGCCGATAAAGCAGGCGAACTATAGCAACGGGTTTTCTGTCTTGTCAAGACGAAGACTGCCTCCCCCAGCCGTTTTGCCCATGCCCACACCGGTGGGACTCAAACAGCGTGCCAGTGTGCGTCGAGCATAGCGATGCATGAATTCCTGCAGTTTCCACAACTCTACGCGCAAACACGTGTCGGGCCTCATCGGGCCGTGACACCTTTGCGCCCCAGGCGCTCCGACTCGCCCCATACAAGGGGGGCGGCATCACATGTGGGAATTTGGCTTGGAGAGATCGACGCGACGGAAACGGAGGGGAAGAGGCGCCACGCTCACTGGCAGGAAACGATAGCTGGAAGAACTCATGGCCCTGCCCGGCGGATCACCGCTTGATCACGACATCCCGGACAACCTTCCCGCTCGGGCCAAACGGCTTTTGCGGCTTCCCGTTCAATTCGGCACGCACGCCACCGGCATTCCCAAGAGTAACGGTGAACTGATCTTGCGCCTTCCATTGGGCCTTTTGACCGGGGCGCAACAATGCTTCCTGGGGACTGCCTGAGTCGACTTGGACAACCACCCAACTCAGCTCCGTCGCATCGAGATCAAGCACGAGGGGCCCATCAGACCCGACTGGACCATCGACCGACAAGCCAGCCAGAGGGCCATCGGCGCCCATCGTCGCGGTTGGTGGCGCAGCAACGGGTTCCACTTGCACCGGCGCTCTGGCCACGGCAGCAGGAGCTGCGGTCTGCGGAACCACCACTTTATCCTGCGCAGGTTTGGCAGACGGGAGTACTGGCGCCGGTTCCAGCGGCTTCGAGGCCGGCACGATCGGAGGAGGCAACTCCATGGCCGGGCGGGCAGCAGATTCGCGCGCATCCTTGGCAAAAGGCGCGCTCTTCTTGCTTGGCGGCGGCACATCGGATGCGGGTCTCCGCATCAACGTGGAAGACTGTTCGCGGCTCAATAAAAAAACCAGCGTGGCAATCGCCACGGTGATCGCAATACCGACTGCTTTGCGGTTGGCCTTGCGACGGCGCTCCTCTTCAACCTGGCGTTGCCGCAACCGTTCACGCTCACCCTGCTTGTCATAAAACGCACCGGCAGACTGAACAAATCGGTGAATGGCATCTTCTTCATCCAACCCCAGCGATCGCGCGTAGGATCGAACAAAGCCTCGGGCAAACACCTGATCGGGCAACTTGGCGAAATTTCCCTCTTCGAGCGCTTTGACGAAATCCGTGCGGATGCGGGTCTTCGAGGCGACTTCGTCGACCGTTAGCCCCTTCGTCTCGCGTACCTGCCGAAAAAATTCACCCACTGATTCCATGATGTCCGCCTATGGTTTAAGCTTACCGAGGAGTTCCTGCGCGGCCGCCGCCTGCTCGCCGCCCTTATCCAATGTCGACACCTTCGAGAGAGCTTCCCGCGCTCGCTGGTCAAAACCCAGCTTGTGGTAGACACGCGCCAATTCCAAATGCAGCATGGCAGGCGGAACATTGGGAGGCGTCACCGTGGTCGCGTCTTCCAACACTTCCATGGCTCCCTGCAGATCACCCTCATGCATCAAGGCCTTCCCCAGGTGAAACCGAGCCAAGTCTGGCGTGGGATAGAGGGGGTTGCTGAGCGCCTGGCGGTAGGCCGCGATAGCGTCCTTCCACCGATCCTGGCTGGCCAAAACTTGCCCGAGATAGGTGTTGGCTTCCGCGTAGTCCCCATCGATGCGAATAGCCTCCCGGAAAGATTCCTCAGCCAATTTAAGCCGGCCTTGTGACGCGTAAATATGTCCCAAGCCGTAATGGGCGTCCTTGTTCTCGGGGTTCAGCTTCACGGCCTTTTGAAAAGACACGTACGCCTGCTGCTGATCGGAACTCAGCCGCGCGACCCCTTCCTGATAAAACCCTTTCGACTTCCGCACATTTTCTTCGTTGGCGCATCCACCTAAGACAGACAGTGCGAACACACTCAGCATGCAGGAAAACCCCAGCATGCGGCAGGCCCCGTCTGTCCGGCTTCGTTGTCGACCAACAACCATCATGCGCCGATATCCTCAAAATGCGTGAGTCGCTTGAACTCTTTGAAACGTGCTTCAATCTCTTTGTAATCTAGGATCCTCAATCGGTCAAGGCTAAAGGCTTCTACTGTAAACGAGGCCATGACGCTTCCGAAAATGATGGCCTGTCGCATCGCCTCCGTGGAACGATTTCCCGTGGCGGCCAGATAGCCCAGGAATCCACCGGCAAAGGTGTCGCCGGCGCCGGTCGGATCACGCACGTCATCCAGCGGAAACGCCGGCGCGCCGAACACCTGCTTCTCGTTGAACATCAACACGCCATATTCACCGCGCTTGACGATCAGATGCTTCGGCCCGCGCGCGAGAATTTTCTTCGCGACCTTCACGAGATTGGAGTCTTCCCCCAACGCCCGCGCCTCGCCGTCATTGATGATCAGCACGTCGATATGCTGCAGCACGTTCCACAACGCATCCCGCTTGCCGTTGATCCAGAAGTTCATCGTGTCGCAGGCCACGAGTGCCGGACGTTTCACCTGTTGCAGCACATCGAGTTGCAGATTCGGATCAATGTTCCCCAGAAACAACACATCCGGGGAGCTATACTGCGCAGGAATTTTCGGCCGGAAGGTCTCGAACACATTCAATCGGGTATCGAGGGTTTGGGCTTCATTCAGCTGGTGCGAATAGGCCCCCTTCCAACGGAAGGTCGCTCCGGGTCGCCGTTCCAACCCCGTTAAATCAATCTTGCGGCTTTTGAGAAACGCGACATGCTGTTCGGGGAAGTCTTCTCCCACCACTGCAATGAGGTCGACCGACGTGAAATAACTGGCCGCGGTCGAAAAGTAGGTGGCCGAACCACCGAGCACCTCAGTGACCTCACCAAAGGGGGTCTTCACCGTATCCAGAGCCACTGATCCCACTACGAGCAATTTTCCCATGCTTCACCGTTTTCCTTTCCGCATCCGTACATAGGGAGCAATCAAGAGATTCAACCGGCGCTTGGCCGCAGCCGACATGTGATCCGGAGCGGTTACGATGGCGTTTCCAAGCGCCTGATGGCAGAGGCAGGCACGATCGGGGTCCAGCTTGGGCACCGCCGTTTTCAACACCTGCTTGGCCAACGCCACATTCTTGTGGAGTGTGGCAAGGATGGCGTCCACGGTGACCGCCTCTTCCGTCTCATGCCAACAGTCATAGTCGGTCGGCAACGCCACCGTGGCGTAACAGAGTTCGGCTTCGCGAGCGAGCTTCGCCTCGGGCATGTTCGTCATTCCAATGACGTCCACTCCCCACTGCCGATACAGCCGGGACTCGGCCTTGGTCGAAAATTGAGGCCCCTCCATACACACATAGGTGCCTCCCCGATGAAGGCGCGCCCCGGCAGCCCGTCCCGCTTCCTCCAAGGTATCGGCCACCGAGGCACAGACCGGTTCGCCGAAACCAACGTGGGCCACAATGCCGTCATCGAAAAAGGTGGATATGCGCCGTTTGGTAAGATCGATGAATTGATCCGGCAACACGACATCGCCAGGCCGAATGGCCTCTTTCATGCTCCCGACCGCGCTGACTGAAATCACTTGCTTCACACCCAGTGATTTCAGCGCGTAAATGTTGGCGCGGTAATTGATGCTTCCGGGATTGATCCGGTGCCCCCGGCCATGCCGCGAGAGAAACGCCACTCGCACACCACCCAACACCCCCGTAACCACGGCATCCGAAGGAACCCCAAACGGGGTGCGCACTCGCACCTCGCGGACTCGTTCCAATCCTTCGATATTGTACAACCCACTCCCGCCGATGATGCCGATGGCCGCCTGAACGGTTTTCTTCGATGTCGTCATGTTGATTCCGTTTCCATAGTGAGCGACGCAGGCACGTCCGCCGGACGTCGATGTTCTAAATCCAGCAGGAACGATTGAGCCCGCTCCAGCAAGCGGCCTGCAACGTCTTCCGGACTGTCCTGTTCGCTGAGAGTCCACCACTGCAGTCCCGGTTCCTTTCGAAACCAGGTGAGTTGGCGCTTCGCGAAATGCCTGGTGTCGCGTTGAAGCAGACGGAGCGCCTCGGCCCGATCATACTCACCGGACAGATATCCCCCGACCTGCTGATATCCCAACCCTTTCATCGCACCAGAATC from Nitrospira sp. encodes the following:
- a CDS encoding cytochrome c; the encoded protein is MGYFSKFVGVCAAVTLLSVAVVGAEEKDPLKPRVAPDQMADAKAMKNPVASTPESIAKGKALYEGKGTCFNCHGKEGKGDGPAGAILNPSPRNFTNCKFHKKRKDGELFWVIKNGSPGTGMVSLVPAAITEEEAWTIINYERSFCKGGEE
- a CDS encoding sugar kinase, which translates into the protein MGKLLVVGSVALDTVKTPFGEVTEVLGGSATYFSTAASYFTSVDLIAVVGEDFPEQHVAFLKSRKIDLTGLERRPGATFRWKGAYSHQLNEAQTLDTRLNVFETFRPKIPAQYSSPDVLFLGNIDPNLQLDVLQQVKRPALVACDTMNFWINGKRDALWNVLQHIDVLIINDGEARALGEDSNLVKVAKKILARGPKHLIVKRGEYGVLMFNEKQVFGAPAFPLDDVRDPTGAGDTFAGGFLGYLAATGNRSTEAMRQAIIFGSVMASFTVEAFSLDRLRILDYKEIEARFKEFKRLTHFEDIGA
- the mtnP gene encoding S-methyl-5'-thioadenosine phosphorylase, with the protein product MTTSKKTVQAAIGIIGGSGLYNIEGLERVREVRVRTPFGVPSDAVVTGVLGGVRVAFLSRHGRGHRINPGSINYRANIYALKSLGVKQVISVSAVGSMKEAIRPGDVVLPDQFIDLTKRRISTFFDDGIVAHVGFGEPVCASVADTLEEAGRAAGARLHRGGTYVCMEGPQFSTKAESRLYRQWGVDVIGMTNMPEAKLAREAELCYATVALPTDYDCWHETEEAVTVDAILATLHKNVALAKQVLKTAVPKLDPDRACLCHQALGNAIVTAPDHMSAAAKRRLNLLIAPYVRMRKGKR
- a CDS encoding tetratricopeptide repeat protein; the encoded protein is MMVVGRQRSRTDGACRMLGFSCMLSVFALSVLGGCANEENVRKSKGFYQEGVARLSSDQQQAYVSFQKAVKLNPENKDAHYGLGHIYASQGRLKLAEESFREAIRIDGDYAEANTYLGQVLASQDRWKDAIAAYRQALSNPLYPTPDLARFHLGKALMHEGDLQGAMEVLEDATTVTPPNVPPAMLHLELARVYHKLGFDQRAREALSKVSTLDKGGEQAAAAQELLGKLKP
- a CDS encoding helix-turn-helix domain-containing protein, which translates into the protein MESVGEFFRQVRETKGLTVDEVASKTRIRTDFVKALEEGNFAKLPDQVFARGFVRSYARSLGLDEEDAIHRFVQSAGAFYDKQGERERLRQRQVEEERRRKANRKAVGIAITVAIATLVFLLSREQSSTLMRRPASDVPPPSKKSAPFAKDARESAARPAMELPPPIVPASKPLEPAPVLPSAKPAQDKVVVPQTAAPAAVARAPVQVEPVAAPPTATMGADGPLAGLSVDGPVGSDGPLVLDLDATELSWVVVQVDSGSPQEALLRPGQKAQWKAQDQFTVTLGNAGGVRAELNGKPQKPFGPSGKVVRDVVIKR